A genomic window from Cupriavidus basilensis includes:
- a CDS encoding DUF1835 domain-containing protein encodes MQYIHVVNGDVAGNTLRQALAQAARPDPVVVLRDDLAVGPLADVDSSGLIRSGFWQRVAPHSDIDFAAEMHQALDQLHGLRKDELEVAIWHGQSASDQLMLRRVVFHLYQSPQRINEVAMDLRELEAPARGNLAAIGMYPAARLARRFSTIAPVSVLRLGRLGYEWQQNVKENADVRLWKGNTLVPAAYHTVDEVILERAPLEWAPAAQVVGGVMGAIEGLLASDWFVFWRCRELIGAGQLVLRGNAESLQTCELRRNLSAGGE; translated from the coding sequence ATGCAATACATCCATGTCGTCAACGGCGACGTAGCGGGCAACACGCTACGGCAAGCCCTCGCTCAGGCCGCCAGGCCCGACCCGGTCGTCGTGCTTCGCGACGATCTCGCCGTCGGGCCGCTGGCCGATGTCGATAGCAGCGGGCTCATCCGCTCTGGTTTCTGGCAGCGCGTGGCGCCGCACAGCGACATCGACTTCGCCGCGGAAATGCATCAGGCGCTGGACCAGCTGCATGGCCTGCGCAAGGATGAGCTGGAGGTTGCCATCTGGCATGGCCAGAGCGCTTCCGACCAGTTGATGCTGCGCCGGGTGGTGTTCCACCTCTACCAGTCGCCCCAGCGCATCAATGAAGTGGCCATGGACCTGCGCGAGCTGGAAGCGCCCGCGCGCGGCAACCTGGCCGCTATCGGCATGTATCCCGCGGCCCGGCTGGCGCGGCGCTTCTCCACCATCGCCCCGGTCTCGGTGCTGCGCCTGGGCCGGCTGGGCTATGAGTGGCAGCAGAACGTCAAGGAAAACGCCGACGTGCGCCTGTGGAAGGGCAATACGCTGGTGCCCGCGGCTTACCACACGGTCGATGAAGTGATCCTGGAGCGCGCCCCGCTGGAATGGGCGCCGGCCGCGCAAGTGGTGGGCGGCGTGATGGGCGCCATCGAAGGCCTGCTGGCCAGCGACTGGTTTGTGTTCTGGCGCTGCCGCGAGCTGATCGGCGCCGGCCAGCTGGTGCTGCGCGGCAACGCCGAATCGCTGCAGACCTGCGAGCTGCGCCGCAACCTGTCCGCCGGCGGCGAGTAA
- a CDS encoding TetR/AcrR family transcriptional regulator — translation MARTKAPDFEAQREQILDLAAAAFAASSYPSTSMADLAAACGTSKARLYHYYESKEAILFDLLDRYTRRLMLIVTEVEAEAERQGRSELDSFSNLIRAFLAEYETSQTRHVALINDVKFLAEEQRDQILKRERDVVAAFSRQLRRAYPERVTRDNQAALTMTVFGMINWTFTWLKPGGKLSYAEFAEMVIDLLAGGLPGARAEPAARLRGVE, via the coding sequence ATGGCCCGTACCAAGGCACCCGATTTCGAGGCGCAGCGCGAGCAGATCCTGGACCTGGCTGCCGCCGCCTTTGCCGCCAGCAGCTACCCCAGCACCTCGATGGCCGACCTGGCTGCCGCCTGCGGCACCTCCAAGGCCCGGCTGTACCACTATTACGAGAGCAAGGAGGCGATCCTGTTCGACCTGCTCGACCGCTATACGCGCCGGCTGATGCTGATCGTGACCGAGGTCGAGGCGGAAGCGGAACGCCAGGGACGCAGCGAGCTGGATAGCTTCTCCAACCTGATCCGGGCCTTCCTGGCCGAGTACGAGACCTCGCAGACCCGGCATGTCGCCCTGATCAACGACGTCAAGTTCCTCGCCGAGGAGCAGCGCGACCAGATCCTCAAGCGCGAGCGCGATGTGGTAGCCGCCTTCTCCCGCCAGTTGCGCCGGGCCTATCCCGAGCGCGTCACCCGCGACAACCAGGCCGCGCTGACGATGACGGTGTTCGGCATGATCAACTGGACCTTCACCTGGCTCAAGCCGGGCGGCAAGCTGTCGTACGCGGAGTTCGCCGAGATGGTGATCGACCTGCTGGCGGGCGGGCTGCCTGGCGCCCGCGCAGAACCCGCGGCGCGGCTGCGCGGTGTCGAGTAA